GGAGGAGGGCCGGATCGACCTCGTCGACGGCGACGAGGTCCGCAAGACGGGCCCCGGGCTGCACGAGCGGCTGCGGCGCGCCCAGCCCGGCGCCGTCAGCAGGAGCGACCGGTGGTGGGACGTCCAGACCGGGTTGGCGAACCCGACCGGTGACCCCTGGACCGAGCCCTTCTACGCGGTGTACCGCTCCCCGGACGGCGAGGTGGAGGGACTGGTCGCCTACCAGGCCGACGACAAGTGGAGCGACGCCAAGCAGCCGCTGAACACGGCGTCGGTGAGATGGCTGATCGCGGTGACCCCGGCGGCGGAGCGCGCCCTGTGGCACTACCTCTGCTCCATCGACTGGATCACCCGGGTGACGTCGGGCCGGCGCTCCCCGGGCGACCTGCTGCCGCTCTACCTGCCGGACCCGCGCGCGGCGGCCGTCACCACGCAGGCGGACTGGCTGTGGGTGCGGATCCTGGACGTCGTGCGGGCCCTGGAGGCGCGTACCTACGACACGGCGGGAGCGATGGTGCTGGAGGTCGTCGACGGGACCGGCCCGGCCGGCGGCCGCTTCCTGCTGGACGCGACCCCCGACGGCGCCTCCTGCGTGCCGACGACCCGAAGCGCCGACCTCACTCTCGACATCGGCGAGCTGGCGACGCTGTGGCTGGGCGACGAGTCCGCGGCGCGGCTGGCGGCCCTCGGCCGGCTCCGGGAAGAACGAGCGGGCGCCGCCCGGGGGGCCGACGCCCTGCTGCGTACGTCCGGGCGGCCTTGGTGCCCGGACATGTTCTGACGGCTCCTCTCGTGAGCGGTCGGTGCGGTGTGGCAGCGGATCCATGGACCTGAACCCCTGGATCCGCTCATCCGTAGCTGTTCAGTTGTGGCTGTGCGTCGTTCTGAAGTTGTGGCTGAGCGGGTGCTGTTCAGTTGTGGCTGTACGTCGGTGCCGGCCGTGCGGGCTCCCGGCTCCCCTCCGGAAGGGGGCCCACCGGCCAACCGTCTAGAAGCTTGACCATGTCGTTGAAGTTGGCTGCCAACTTCACTGTACTTATGTCCGCTTGGAAGCGTCCTATAACCATCTCTCTTTGAACTGCCGGAAGATGGCGAGAAGTTGTAGTGTGCGGACGTGGAGCCGGAACATGCCTCCGTCAAGGGGCGGAGGGAGGCGGAGCGGCCGCAGCCGTCACACCGTGAGGTGGCCGACGAGTTGCGCACCCGGATCAGGACCGGAGTGCTGCGGCCGGGTCAGCGCATGCCCACGCAGGCCAAGCTGGCCAAGGAGTTCGGCGTCGAACGGGGCACCGTACGCCAGGCCCTGCGCATTCTGCAGTCGGAACGGCTTCTCAGCAACGTCTCCAAAGGGAGCCCGGCGACGGTCGCGGCGCGGTCCGAGGCGGCCGGCCTCCCGGTCGGGCCCGGCGCGGTGCCGCAGCCCTCGATGGTGGGGCTGCCGCCCCGCATCACCGCGGCCTTCGCGGCAGAGCACGTCGAGGTCGACGCCCTCTGCCTGACCGCGGTGTCGCTGACGGCCGCGATCGGCGAACCGCTGCGGCAGATCCACGCGGGGCAGCTGAAACCGGCCAAGATCGACGTCCGGGTCCTGCTGCCGTCCCGGGACATCGACCTCGCCTTCCCCGCTTTGGTGGACGGCTCGCCCAGCGGACGGCTGCAGCGCCACTGGCTCGCCCACCGCAACGCCCAGGGCCAGGTATTGCGGCACAACCTGCTGACCCTGCGTTCCACGCACGGCATCGACGTGCACGTCACCTTCCGCGCGCTGCCCTTCACTCCGCCCGTCAAGCTGTATCTGCTCAACGGGACGGAGGCGTTGTTCGCGTACTACACGGTCACCCGAGGCGAGCAGACGATCGACCAGGAGCACCTGGAGCTGTACGACGCCGAGGGCACGCGGTCGCTGCTGTTCGCCTTCGAGGAGGGCGCCGGCCCGCGGGACACGACCTTGGTGGAGCAGTCCCGCCGGTGGTTCGACGCGCTGTGGGACACCATCAGCTCGGAGCTGGTGCTCACGAGCTGACGGCGGGTCCGGTGGCCAGGAGGGCGAGGATCACGGCGCCGAGGGAACTGATGGCAGGGCTCTTGGCCTTGACGCCGACGCTGAGCAGAAGCAGACCGACGGCGCCGGTGCTGCCGTACTTCCACTGGATGGTCTGTTCGACGCCGACGACGAAGGCGGCGCAGAGGAGGACAAGGGCGGGCATGGGCGGGTTCCCCCCTTCGGAGGCTGGGAGACGAGGTCCCGGATCGAGGCCGGGATCGAGATCCGGGACCGAAGTCCGGAAGTGGGAGGCAAACCTTCCGCCAACTCGCTTGAGTTGGCAACCAACTATGACTATGTTGTCCCCACTTGGTGGCAACTGCTAAACAACTTTTAAACAACTCCCGTCAGATGGATGGAAGTTGTAGCGTTTGGTCGTGACCCAGGAGAACGTGGCAGTGAACGGCAGCGGAAGGCTTTCACCGCAGCAGATCGCCGATGTGCTGCGCGAACGCATCCGCACCGGGGAGCTCAAGGCCGGCGACCGGCTGCCCACACAGGCCGAACTCGCCGACGAGTTCGGCGTGGAGCGCGGCGCCGTCCGCCAGGCCCTGCGGTCACTGCAGGACGACGGGCTGCTCACCAACGTGAGCAAGGGCAGCCCGCCCCGGATCGCCCAGCCGCCGGCGCCGGGCCGCGAAGAGCCCCAGCCCACGATGGTCGCCCTGGCGCCCCGGCTCACGGCCGCGTTCTCGGCACCCCATGTGCGCGTCGACGCCGCCTGCCTCACCGCCGAAAGCCTCATCCCAGCCCTGGGCGAACCGCTGCGACTGATCCACGGGGGGCAGCTGAAGCCCGCCAGGATCGATGTGCGCATCCTGCTGCCGTCGCGGTACATCAGCCTCGCCTTCCCGGTCCCGGTCGACGGCCGCGGCGACGACGACCCGGTCCACCAGCGCTGGCTGGCCATGCGCAACGCCCAGGGTCACGTGCTCCGCCACAACCTGCAGACCCTGCGCTCGCACGGCATCGACGTCAACATCACCTTCCGCGCGCTGCCGTTCACCCCGCCGGTCAAGCTCTACCTCCTCAACGGCCAGGAGGCGCTGATGGCGTACTACATGGTCACCCGCCGCGAGGAGGCCACCGACAGCGGAACCCTGGACATGTACGACGTGCTGGGCACCGAGTCGCTCCTCTTCTCCTTCGAGAAGGCGGCCGGTCAGCGCGACGCCGCGTTCGTCGAGGAATCCCAGAAGTGGTTCGACGCCCTCTGGGAAACCATCACGACGGACCTGACACTCTCCTAGTGACCTCTGATACGCAGCAGACTCAACAGGTGACCCCCGACACCGACACCGAGACCGCTGATCTGCGGGAGGTGATCAGACGCGCCCGCGTCGTCCTCTGGGACTTCGACGGACCCATCTGCCGTCTCTTCGCCGGTCACTCGGCGGACGTCGTGGCCGACGGCCTGGTGGAGTGGCTCGAGGGGAGGGGCCTGCACCACCTGCTGACGGATTCCGAGCGGGACTCGCTCGACCCGCACGTCGTACTGCGCGCCGTGGACCGCCGGCACCCGGGCAGCGACCTGGTCACCGAGCTGGAGGAACGCCTCACCCAGGAAGAGCTGAAGGCCACGGCCACGGCGATGCCCACGCCCTACGCCGACCCGCTGATACGCACCCTGACGGCCCGCGGCCTGCGGCTGGCGATCACCACGAACAACTCCCCCCGGGTGGTCACCACCTACCTCGCGAACCGGGGTCTCACCTCGTGTTTCACGCCCCACGTCTACGGCCGCACCCAGGAGCTCCGCCACCTCAAGCCCCACCCGCACTGCCTGAACCTCGCCCTGCGCGCCATGGGCTCGGCGCCCGGCACCGCGCTGATGATCGGCGACACCCCCTCCGACTTCCTGGCCGCCAGGGAGGCAGGCGTCCCCTTCCTCGGCTACGCGCGTAACGAACGCAAGGAGAAACTGCTCACGGGCGCGGGCGCGACACTCGTGGTCCCGTCCCTGGAACCGGTACTGGACGCGGTCAGGAGCGCCTGAGCCCGCTCTCCGGGAGTTTGCCGGGCGGCGGGCGGCGGTACAGGCGCGGTGTGGACGCGCAGCGGGGCAGTGACGGCGGAGGCAGGGAGTTCCAGAGGGTCGCCGACGACCTGCGTGCCCGCATGACGGACGGCACCTACTCGCTGCGTTCCTTTCTGCCTTCCCAGCGGGACCTGGCCGAGGAGTACGGGGTCTCCCGCGACACCGTGCAGCGGGTGCTGAGGGAACTGGCCGACGAGGGCTGGATCGAGTCCCGCCAGGGCAGCGGCTCCCGGGTGATCAAGACTCAGCGGATCCAGTCGTCGACGCCCCGAGCCACCCGGTCGCGTCATGGCGTGAGACTGGGTCCGCTGCTCAGCGAGGCCTTCGAGCAGCGACGCGTCACCCTGGACGTCTACACGCTGACGTCCGAATCGCTGGACGCGCACATCAGGTTGCAGGCCGAGCGGATCCGCGGCGGCTCGATCGCCCCCGAGCACATCGGCCTGCGCATGATCCTTCCCTCTCGCGACCTCGACCTGCCCTATCCGCGGGTCAAGGACGACAGGAACGACTACCGCCTGCGCAACCGGCTGCACGACATCACCGACCGTCACACGGACTCGCTGTGCGGGGTGCTGAAGGACCTGAAGACGGAGAGGTACGTTTCCGCGGTCGACGTCCAGATCCGGCACGCGCCGCTGACGCCGGCCTTCAAGCTGTATCTGCTGAACGGCATGGAGGCGCTGCACGGCCCCTACGAGGTGATCCAGCGCCAGATCGAACTGGAATGCGGTGAAGAGATCACCGCCCTCGACGCGCTGGGTCTCGGCGCCACCCTCACCCACCAGGTGAAAGACGCCGATCCGGACTCGTCGGGCACCGTTTTCGTCGAGATCTGGCGGTCCTGGTTCGAGTCCTTGTGGAGCTTCCTCGCCGAATGACCAAGCCGCCGAACAGGCGGGTCGGGTTGCGCTAGCATGCCCGAACCGCGCGAGCAATCGCTCCCGTCCGCACGTATGAGAGGGCGAACAAGCCAGTCTCGAACGGCCTGACGCGGATGAGTGGCAACCACCCATTGCGCTCACTCGATCATCGCTCCGGCCGTGCGGCGCATCTACCGTTTGCCCTACCCATCCCTGCGCGAGTATCCGGAGCGGCCAGTGGTCGACCACCTTGTTCCCCTTCGTCGCCTCGGGGAACGGGCCGCCGAGGACACGTCCGGCGTCCTGCGCGCCTTCGTACGCGCCGCCGAGTCCACGCAGGCGTCCAGCGGCCATCACAATCGCAACTATGTGCTGCCGCTGACGGACGAGGTGGCGCGACACCTGCGCCGCGAGCCGGGCACGCCCGTGACGGTGCGCATCCGCCGACAGGACGCGCTGCCCGTGGTGATCAGGACCTGGCAGGACGAAGCGGCGATCCTCGACGCGCTTCAGGGCGTCCTGCCCCACGCGCCCGCCTGCCTGGTGAAGACGCCGGACTACTCCATCCACAGCTATGTGGAGGGCGTGCCGCTCTCCACCATCTGCGGAAACGGCAAACCTGTCGACACCCTGCTGATGAAGGCGCTGGCTGGACTGCTCGTCCAGATGACCCAGGTGCGTCTGCCCGCGCTGCCGGAGCTGCCGAAGTCCTGGCCCGCAAACCACAGCGACAGCCAGGCCTTCCTGAAGACCCTTGTTCATCTCGCCGACGAGGAGATCCGCAAGCCCAACTGGGCGGAGTTCGGCGGACTGTTCAAGGCGTTGGGCGTGAGTGAGGACGCGCTGCTCCGGCTGGCCGAGCGGGTGCCGGCCATGACCCGGCGGCCATACAGCCTGCTCCACGCGGACCTGCACCGGGACAACCTGATCGTCTCGTACGACGGCGTTCCGCCGCTCGTCTGCGTTGACTGGGAACTGGCGACCTACGGCGACCCCCTGCACGACCTCGCCACTCATCTGGTGCGCATGCAGTACCCGGACAGTCAGCGGGACGAGGTGATCCAGGCGTGGGCAGAGACCATGCAGGAGTGCCGGTTCAGCGCGGCAAAGGGCTTCGCCAAGGACCTGCCCCACTACCTCGACTTCGAGAGGGCGCAGTCCCTCTATCCCGACGTCATGCGGGCCGCGCGGTCCTTGCAGGAGTCGTTCACACAGAAGAGCCTGGACGAGGCGACGGTGGAGGTCGGCCGCGCACTGCGGGAAGCCGCGGAGCCTCTGCGTCTCAGGGGCGTTCCGGCGAACGACGAGATCGAACGAGCCCTGTTCCGGTGGCTGGCGTCGCGGGGCGAAGGGGCGGCGAGCGGCCGGGACTGGATCAACAAGGCTTTCGGCTGGCAGCCGGATCCGCGGCTTCCCGAGAATCCCCGCTTCCCGGCGTCCGCCGTGCGGGACGCACTGCTCGCAGAGGGCGCCGCTCCCGCGAATCGGGTCTTCAAGGGAACCGCGCACCTCAACTCCGTGGTCTGGACGCAGGCCATGCCAGCTCCGGTGGTCGTGCGTCGCAAGCTGCCCGACGTCTCCCGCCGCGAGCCCAGATATCTGAGTGAGCATTCCGTCCTGCGGGCAATCCAGGAGTCACCTGTCCGGGTGGCGGCCCCCGAGGTTCTCGCCCTGGGGGAGAGTTACCGGGGCGACCAACTCAGCATTCAGACCTATGTGGGCACGCATGCCGACCGGCCGCCCAGCCACCCGGTGAACGGTCTGCTGCCGCACGAGGCAGACGCCCTCGTCGACCAGCTGGCCGAACTGGCGCGTGTGGATTACCGATCGATGGACCCGGCACAGGGAGAATTCGACTTCCTCGTATGGCTGAAGGAACAACTCTGCGGCATAGTGCGGGACCTGCCGAAAGAGTCGCTGCAACTGGCCCGCATGCTCGGGCTCCCCGACGAGCAGCGGCTGCGTGAACTGCTGTCCCGATACGGCGTGAGCCGCCGGGCGAAGGTCCTGCTGCACGGTGACCTCAACCCGTGGAATCTGGTGCGCCGCGACGACGCCCTGGCCCTGACGATCATCGACTGGGAGATGGCCCTGGTCGGGGACCCGCTCTACGACCTGGTCAGGCACATGCACCTGACGCCTACCCGGCCGGAGATCAGGGAGCGGATGTTCCTCCGTTGGCAGAGGCGGTTGGCCCCGGAGTACACCCGGGACTGGGCCAGGGACTGGATGGTCTATCGCCGGATCGAGATGGTCCGCTCCGCGTACATCGACCTCGACCGCCTGGCGACGGGGTCGAGTCTGGACGCCCCCAACGTCCGCCGGGCCGTCAACTCCTACGCAGGCACACTCGCATCCGCGACTGCCGCCCTCGGCCTCCCCCTCCCGGCGACTGCGAACCCCTATCTTGCCCGGGCCCTGGCCTAGGGCGACCATGGTCTGATCGAACGTCGAACACAGGTCGGACCAGGGTCAGTTGACGCCCGTCGGGCGTGAGGCGCGAGGGGGTCGGACATGTCCGCGCGGGGGAGCCGAACGACGGGTGGGGGCGGCGTGGGGGACGCGCTGCGGCGCTACCAGGAACGCTTCGAGCCCACGATCACCCGGATCCTGCTCCTCGGGATCTTCGTCACCGGCCTGACGGCCCAGTTCGTCAAGCCGGTCGGGGACGCCCTGGAGGGGAAGGCCTACCTCGGCGGCGCCCTCCTCAGCCTGGTCGGATACGTGCTCTACGACACGGTGAAGGACCTGTCGACCGCGCTGCGCGTGCCCGCGCGCGGGCAGGTGAACTCCCGGGAGCTCGGCCTCTTCGTGAGCGAGGCCTTCCGCGCCCGCACCGTGGACATCGCGTTCCTCGGCTACACCGGCGAGACGCTCTACAACGAGCTGTACCACCGCCTGGAAGGTCTCCTCGACGACCCCGGTCCCACGCGCAACGTCACCATCCGGGTGCTCATCCCCGACTTCGGGCAGTCGATGACGGTGCCGTCGAGAGTCGGGGCCCAGGGGCTCCCGGTGGACGACCCCGACTTCCGCAAACGCCTGGAAGCCAAGTGCCGGGAGTTCGACGAGACGCTGTA
The window above is part of the Streptomyces sp. NBC_00425 genome. Proteins encoded here:
- a CDS encoding GNAT family N-acetyltransferase; translation: MTSRANRSSLPVDTRLITDSELPDWIRALDTGFLRPPGVTEQLLAERRAAISESRTSGAFDAGRCVATFRSFPQELTAVGGAAVPADAISNVTVSPTHRRRGLLTRLMTDDLSAAKERGDVVATLIAAEYRIYGRYGFGPATTMTEWSIDVPRAGLDPRRSGQPEEGRIDLVDGDEVRKTGPGLHERLRRAQPGAVSRSDRWWDVQTGLANPTGDPWTEPFYAVYRSPDGEVEGLVAYQADDKWSDAKQPLNTASVRWLIAVTPAAERALWHYLCSIDWITRVTSGRRSPGDLLPLYLPDPRAAAVTTQADWLWVRILDVVRALEARTYDTAGAMVLEVVDGTGPAGGRFLLDATPDGASCVPTTRSADLTLDIGELATLWLGDESAARLAALGRLREERAGAARGADALLRTSGRPWCPDMF
- a CDS encoding GntR family transcriptional regulator, whose translation is MEPEHASVKGRREAERPQPSHREVADELRTRIRTGVLRPGQRMPTQAKLAKEFGVERGTVRQALRILQSERLLSNVSKGSPATVAARSEAAGLPVGPGAVPQPSMVGLPPRITAAFAAEHVEVDALCLTAVSLTAAIGEPLRQIHAGQLKPAKIDVRVLLPSRDIDLAFPALVDGSPSGRLQRHWLAHRNAQGQVLRHNLLTLRSTHGIDVHVTFRALPFTPPVKLYLLNGTEALFAYYTVTRGEQTIDQEHLELYDAEGTRSLLFAFEEGAGPRDTTLVEQSRRWFDALWDTISSELVLTS
- a CDS encoding winged helix-turn-helix domain-containing protein gives rise to the protein MVVTQENVAVNGSGRLSPQQIADVLRERIRTGELKAGDRLPTQAELADEFGVERGAVRQALRSLQDDGLLTNVSKGSPPRIAQPPAPGREEPQPTMVALAPRLTAAFSAPHVRVDAACLTAESLIPALGEPLRLIHGGQLKPARIDVRILLPSRYISLAFPVPVDGRGDDDPVHQRWLAMRNAQGHVLRHNLQTLRSHGIDVNITFRALPFTPPVKLYLLNGQEALMAYYMVTRREEATDSGTLDMYDVLGTESLLFSFEKAAGQRDAAFVEESQKWFDALWETITTDLTLS
- a CDS encoding HAD family hydrolase, translating into MTSDTQQTQQVTPDTDTETADLREVIRRARVVLWDFDGPICRLFAGHSADVVADGLVEWLEGRGLHHLLTDSERDSLDPHVVLRAVDRRHPGSDLVTELEERLTQEELKATATAMPTPYADPLIRTLTARGLRLAITTNNSPRVVTTYLANRGLTSCFTPHVYGRTQELRHLKPHPHCLNLALRAMGSAPGTALMIGDTPSDFLAAREAGVPFLGYARNERKEKLLTGAGATLVVPSLEPVLDAVRSA
- a CDS encoding winged helix-turn-helix domain-containing protein, with the translated sequence MDAQRGSDGGGREFQRVADDLRARMTDGTYSLRSFLPSQRDLAEEYGVSRDTVQRVLRELADEGWIESRQGSGSRVIKTQRIQSSTPRATRSRHGVRLGPLLSEAFEQRRVTLDVYTLTSESLDAHIRLQAERIRGGSIAPEHIGLRMILPSRDLDLPYPRVKDDRNDYRLRNRLHDITDRHTDSLCGVLKDLKTERYVSAVDVQIRHAPLTPAFKLYLLNGMEALHGPYEVIQRQIELECGEEITALDALGLGATLTHQVKDADPDSSGTVFVEIWRSWFESLWSFLAE
- a CDS encoding phosphotransferase family protein, translating into MVDHLVPLRRLGERAAEDTSGVLRAFVRAAESTQASSGHHNRNYVLPLTDEVARHLRREPGTPVTVRIRRQDALPVVIRTWQDEAAILDALQGVLPHAPACLVKTPDYSIHSYVEGVPLSTICGNGKPVDTLLMKALAGLLVQMTQVRLPALPELPKSWPANHSDSQAFLKTLVHLADEEIRKPNWAEFGGLFKALGVSEDALLRLAERVPAMTRRPYSLLHADLHRDNLIVSYDGVPPLVCVDWELATYGDPLHDLATHLVRMQYPDSQRDEVIQAWAETMQECRFSAAKGFAKDLPHYLDFERAQSLYPDVMRAARSLQESFTQKSLDEATVEVGRALREAAEPLRLRGVPANDEIERALFRWLASRGEGAASGRDWINKAFGWQPDPRLPENPRFPASAVRDALLAEGAAPANRVFKGTAHLNSVVWTQAMPAPVVVRRKLPDVSRREPRYLSEHSVLRAIQESPVRVAAPEVLALGESYRGDQLSIQTYVGTHADRPPSHPVNGLLPHEADALVDQLAELARVDYRSMDPAQGEFDFLVWLKEQLCGIVRDLPKESLQLARMLGLPDEQRLRELLSRYGVSRRAKVLLHGDLNPWNLVRRDDALALTIIDWEMALVGDPLYDLVRHMHLTPTRPEIRERMFLRWQRRLAPEYTRDWARDWMVYRRIEMVRSAYIDLDRLATGSSLDAPNVRRAVNSYAGTLASATAALGLPLPATANPYLARALA